The Deltaproteobacteria bacterium GWA2_45_12 genome has a window encoding:
- a CDS encoding prolipoprotein diacylglyceryl transferase, which yields MHPILYQFPEWIPLLGGKALHTYGALVALGFFCGLLWVRYEATRVGLNVQKMMDLFFYVVLAAIVGSRIMYVLVSEPRWWEDPLVFIRFWEGGLVFYGGLIASVLTVVWYTLRQRMNYYSVADVFTPGIALGHAIGRLGCFAAGCCYGKPGPENSFWTVLFPQGDFSIAPYDHPIYASQLFESFGEFVLFLILFFFRKKKKFEGEVFLIYIVLYPILRSFLEIFRGDSIRGFIVDNILSTSQFISILWVVVALVLWIQLRKKHV from the coding sequence ATGCATCCCATCCTCTACCAATTCCCCGAATGGATTCCTTTATTGGGCGGCAAAGCGTTGCATACCTATGGGGCGCTTGTGGCATTGGGATTTTTTTGTGGGCTTTTGTGGGTCAGGTATGAGGCGACGCGTGTCGGTCTGAATGTTCAAAAAATGATGGATTTGTTTTTTTATGTGGTGCTGGCGGCCATTGTGGGTTCGCGCATCATGTATGTTTTGGTTTCTGAACCGCGATGGTGGGAAGATCCCCTGGTTTTTATCCGTTTCTGGGAAGGGGGCTTGGTTTTTTACGGGGGGTTGATTGCTTCAGTACTCACGGTGGTGTGGTACACCTTGCGACAGCGGATGAATTATTATTCGGTCGCCGATGTTTTTACTCCCGGTATCGCCTTGGGCCATGCCATTGGTCGCCTGGGATGTTTTGCAGCGGGGTGTTGTTATGGCAAACCCGGCCCCGAAAATTCGTTTTGGACGGTCTTGTTTCCACAGGGCGATTTTTCCATTGCCCCCTATGACCATCCTATTTATGCCTCCCAGCTTTTTGAGTCGTTTGGTGAATTTGTTTTGTTCCTGATTTTGTTCTTTTTTAGGAAGAAAAAGAAATTCGAAGGGGAGGTATTTTTAATTTACATCGTTTTATATCCCATCCTCAGGTCCTTTCTGGAAATTTTTCGTGGCGATTCGATCAGGGGTTTTATCGTTGACAATATCCTTTCAACATCGCAGTTTATAAGCATTCTGTGGGTGGTTGTGGCTCTTGTTTTATGGATTCAATTAAGAAAAAAACATGTTTAA